In the Leptolyngbya sp. SIO1E4 genome, one interval contains:
- a CDS encoding 30S ribosomal protein S20 — MANIKSALKRIQVSERNRLRNKSYKSAIKTLTKRYFTALDDYSANPSPETMNLAHKEMAAAFSKIDKAVKRGVYHRNAGARRKSSLSRAWKQAEAKHSAAS, encoded by the coding sequence GTGGCAAACATCAAGTCTGCACTTAAAAGAATCCAGGTATCGGAGAGAAATCGCCTCCGCAATAAGTCTTATAAATCAGCCATTAAGACGCTGACGAAACGATACTTTACAGCGTTAGACGATTACTCTGCTAATCCTAGCCCAGAGACGATGAATTTAGCACATAAGGAGATGGCTGCCGCCTTTAGCAAAATTGATAAGGCGGTCAAACGAGGGGTCTATCATCGCAACGCGGGTGCTCGGCGCAAATCCAGTCTGAGTCGGGCTTGGAAGCAAGCCGAAGCCAAGCATTCAGCCGCATCATAG